GCCAACGAGCGCCCCGTCGACGCGCTTCGGGGATGAGTGCCGCCCCGTTTTTATTCCCGGCCGTCGTCTGACCGATAACACATGGTCGTGGGAGACATTTCGACGGGAACCGAAGTACTGGTGATCGGCGGGGGTCCGGGCGGCTACGTGGCCGCGATTCGGGGCGGCCAGCTCGGCCTCGACGTGACGCTCGTCGAAGCGGACGCCTACGGGG
The window above is part of the Natronomonas salsuginis genome. Proteins encoded here:
- a CDS encoding FAD-dependent oxidoreductase translates to MVVGDISTGTEVLVIGGGPGGYVAAIRGGQLGLDVTLVEADAYG